A region from the Paludicola sp. MB14-C6 genome encodes:
- a CDS encoding penicillin-binding transpeptidase domain-containing protein, with protein MARSFEIKHHRRIVALIILVVMIFTLAVMRVFEYQLVKGEEFLKLAEESSSVQIPIVAARGEIVDRNGVPFTQNKATFNLEFDYTFLPKGKENETIYSLIKILEKQGEDWVDELPITKTEPYKFIEGKEAEVAKLKKKINVNEYTSAQNCMDNIYQMTGIKKYKDKKEKCTHCGKKFEECDYKGYDERYSRLIAGIRYEMIQKDFSRWTNRCTVASDITPQTVALVREFSNQLKGLEVVERATRTYISGDAASHIIGSLGPIYAEEKDKYKPGQTGSRYSMTDLVGKSGIEKAMENDLKGINGQMSVVKNSKGDIVDIVETKAPVAGKTVQLSIDLAFQKEVQQILADYIKNFNETNTKNKNVKGASIVVMDTKTGGVLASVSYPYFDINEYRSNYATLSTREDKPLFNRALNGAYRPGSTFKPVVAAGALAENKITPSTTVFCDGAYHFWPKWDPLPSCLSIGHRNQSLNVVSALQYSCNVFFYDTGRILGINKINEYGRLFGFGVETGLELPNAVGNLSGPEYSEKLKAVWNPGNVIQAAIGQMDTNVSPLQMAIEASTIANKGTRYNAHLVKSILSNDKKTVVSEKKPTIASQYKMSDEAFTEISSGMILAGKGIGAPNQLTDLGYDVAVKTGTPQVTKTKTNNAFIAFAPVAQPEIAISCMVEDGEVANRMVRSILLAYEKAKANWKK; from the coding sequence ATGGCGCGCTCATTTGAAATAAAACATCATCGACGCATAGTGGCTTTAATTATTTTGGTCGTGATGATCTTTACACTTGCCGTTATGCGTGTATTTGAATATCAATTAGTAAAAGGTGAAGAATTTTTAAAGTTAGCAGAAGAAAGTTCTTCTGTACAAATTCCGATTGTTGCGGCAAGAGGCGAAATTGTAGACCGAAATGGAGTTCCGTTTACGCAAAATAAAGCTACATTTAATTTGGAATTTGACTATACGTTTTTACCTAAAGGCAAAGAAAACGAAACTATTTATTCTTTAATTAAAATTTTAGAAAAGCAAGGCGAAGATTGGGTTGACGAATTGCCAATTACAAAAACTGAGCCTTATAAATTTATTGAGGGTAAAGAAGCTGAAGTAGCTAAACTAAAGAAAAAAATCAATGTAAATGAATATACCAGTGCACAAAACTGTATGGATAATATCTATCAAATGACTGGTATAAAGAAATATAAAGATAAAAAAGAAAAATGCACACACTGTGGTAAAAAGTTTGAAGAATGTGATTATAAAGGGTATGATGAACGCTATAGCCGTTTGATTGCAGGCATTCGTTATGAAATGATTCAAAAGGATTTCTCTCGATGGACCAATCGTTGTACAGTTGCTTCCGATATTACACCTCAAACCGTTGCATTGGTTCGTGAATTTTCAAATCAACTAAAAGGTCTTGAAGTAGTAGAACGTGCAACCAGAACTTATATTAGTGGTGATGCAGCATCTCACATTATTGGTAGTCTTGGACCAATTTACGCAGAAGAAAAAGATAAATATAAGCCAGGACAAACGGGCAGCAGATATAGTATGACTGACTTAGTCGGCAAAAGCGGTATCGAAAAAGCAATGGAGAATGACTTAAAAGGTATCAACGGACAAATGTCAGTTGTTAAAAACTCCAAAGGCGATATAGTTGACATTGTGGAAACCAAAGCTCCGGTTGCAGGAAAAACCGTTCAACTCTCTATTGACTTAGCTTTCCAAAAAGAAGTACAACAAATTCTTGCCGATTACATTAAAAACTTTAACGAAACCAATACGAAAAATAAAAATGTTAAAGGTGCATCTATCGTTGTAATGGATACAAAAACCGGAGGCGTTTTGGCTTCTGTTTCATATCCGTATTTTGATATTAACGAATATCGTTCCAACTATGCAACCTTATCAACCAGAGAAGATAAACCGTTATTCAACAGAGCATTAAACGGAGCTTATCGTCCGGGTTCAACGTTTAAACCAGTAGTAGCAGCTGGCGCATTGGCTGAAAATAAGATTACCCCATCCACCACCGTTTTTTGTGATGGAGCATATCATTTTTGGCCAAAATGGGACCCACTACCAAGCTGCTTAAGCATAGGACATAGAAATCAAAGTTTAAATGTAGTATCTGCCCTACAATATTCTTGTAATGTGTTTTTTTATGATACAGGCCGTATTTTGGGCATTAACAAGATAAATGAATATGGCCGCCTATTTGGATTTGGAGTCGAAACCGGATTAGAACTTCCAAATGCTGTTGGTAATCTTTCCGGACCAGAGTATTCCGAAAAGTTGAAAGCTGTTTGGAATCCAGGAAACGTTATTCAAGCGGCAATTGGTCAGATGGATACGAATGTATCGCCACTGCAAATGGCGATTGAAGCCTCTACAATTGCGAATAAAGGAACACGCTATAACGCTCACTTGGTAAAAAGTATTCTTTCCAATGATAAGAAAACTGTTGTTTCAGAAAAGAAGCCAACGATTGCCTCTCAATATAAAATGTCAGACGAGGCATTTACTGAAATTTCAAGCGGTATGATTTTAGCGGGTAAAGGAATTGGCGCACCAAACCAATTAACCGATTTAGGCTATGATGTGGCAGTAAAAACAGGTACTCCTCAGGTTACTAAAACGAAAACCAACAATGCGTTTATTGCATTTGCCCCCGTTGCTCAACCCGAAATTGCAATTTCTTGTATGGTCGAAGATGGAGAAGTTGCTAATCGTATGGTACGCTCCATTTTATTGGCATATGAAAAAGCAAAAGCAAATTGGAAAAAATAA
- the mreD gene encoding rod shape-determining protein MreD, translated as MQYEKLRPYLKWASYYAALIILYVLQTTPRLFQIFETKPVFILALAVAVSMFEEVMPSAVFCMITGLLWDVSSDKLLGFNAIILLICGVFISLICIYYLHTKIANALMFCSAVALLQGLIDYLFYYAAWNHSNSYMVLVLDILPTALYTVISMVPIYFLTKWISYKFNPVVRM; from the coding sequence ATGCAATATGAAAAGCTGCGTCCCTATTTAAAATGGGCAAGTTATTATGCAGCTCTTATTATACTGTATGTATTGCAAACAACGCCTCGTTTGTTTCAAATTTTTGAAACAAAACCCGTATTTATATTAGCGCTTGCGGTTGCTGTAAGTATGTTTGAAGAGGTAATGCCAAGTGCTGTTTTTTGCATGATAACGGGATTACTTTGGGATGTTTCATCCGATAAATTGTTGGGCTTTAACGCAATTATTCTATTGATATGTGGTGTTTTTATTTCTTTGATTTGTATTTATTATCTTCACACCAAAATTGCAAATGCGTTAATGTTCTGTAGTGCAGTTGCTTTATTGCAAGGACTCATTGATTATTTATTTTATTACGCAGCATGGAATCATAGCAATTCCTATATGGTTTTAGTGCTCGATATTCTACCAACAGCACTCTATACTGTTATATCCATGGTTCCGATTTATTTCTTAACCAAATGGATTTCTTATAAGTTTAATCCTGTTGTACGGATGTAG
- the mreC gene encoding rod shape-determining protein MreC, with amino-acid sequence MADFFKSKKFKILIAIVAVLFGMMLYSASSDGVSNIPRNLLTMITTPFQKGTAYVADATGKFFDKFLNASNISKENERLKKELSELNHQLVDYEKMKDENEQLKKVAKIKESHPDMETTTAFVISRDPSDRYSSFIIDKGALQGVAVNDPVITSNGLIGIVTEVSQINARVQTILSPEIDISAYEIGTKELGVISGEIKLAKEGKCKLSILSEQTEIKKGYMIVTAGSSGKFPKGLPIGRVEEVSTESHGFTKYATITPIEPIEKVVTVQVVTKFLGQGSDLLDYIK; translated from the coding sequence GTGGCAGATTTTTTTAAGAGTAAAAAGTTTAAAATACTGATTGCGATTGTAGCGGTTTTATTTGGTATGATGCTATATTCCGCATCATCCGACGGAGTTTCGAATATTCCAAGAAATCTATTAACGATGATTACAACACCATTTCAAAAAGGTACTGCTTATGTTGCAGATGCTACGGGTAAATTCTTTGATAAATTTTTAAATGCTTCTAATATTTCTAAAGAAAATGAGCGTCTGAAAAAAGAGTTAAGCGAATTGAATCATCAGCTTGTAGATTACGAAAAAATGAAAGATGAAAATGAACAATTAAAAAAGGTTGCTAAAATTAAAGAATCACATCCGGATATGGAAACAACAACAGCGTTTGTTATCAGCCGAGATCCAAGCGACCGATATAGTTCTTTTATCATTGATAAAGGCGCATTGCAAGGTGTTGCCGTTAATGATCCCGTTATAACAAGTAATGGGTTAATCGGTATTGTCACCGAAGTTTCTCAAATTAATGCTCGAGTACAAACCATATTAAGCCCTGAAATTGATATCAGTGCATATGAAATAGGAACCAAAGAGCTTGGAGTAATTTCAGGTGAAATTAAACTTGCCAAAGAAGGAAAATGTAAATTATCTATTTTATCGGAACAAACCGAGATTAAAAAAGGATATATGATTGTTACTGCCGGTTCAAGCGGAAAATTCCCAAAAGGGTTGCCAATTGGTCGTGTTGAGGAAGTCTCTACTGAGTCTCATGGATTTACAAAATATGCAACCATTACTCCAATTGAACCAATTGAGAAAGTTGTAACCGTTCAAGTTGTAACAAAATTCTTAGGACAAGGTAGTGACTTGTTGGATTATATTAAATAG
- a CDS encoding rod shape-determining protein, with protein sequence MFTKDIGIDLGTANTLVYMKGKGIIIREPSVVAVDVRNDTVKSVGQAAKDVVGRTPGSIVTVRPLKDGVIADFDITTSMLQEFIRKAMNNSMMSRARVVICIPSGVTAVERRAVKESAEKAGAKKVMIVEEPMAAAIGAGLPVSEPTGSIVVDIGGGTTEVAVISLGGIVAAKSVRVGGDKFDVDIINYIKKKYNLLIGERTAENIKIDVGNAFPLEQELQTEIKGRNLLTGLPENITVTSVEIREALIDSLQEVLEAIRITLEKTPPELAADIIDQGIVLTGGGALLRGLDRLIGQETGMSVRVAEDALDCVALGTGVILENMEKLSSVFSSDEIKY encoded by the coding sequence ATGTTTACAAAAGATATTGGTATTGATTTAGGTACTGCAAACACACTAGTATATATGAAAGGTAAAGGAATTATAATTCGTGAACCTTCTGTTGTTGCAGTTGACGTTCGTAATGATACAGTAAAAAGTGTTGGACAAGCTGCAAAAGATGTTGTTGGTAGAACTCCTGGCTCTATCGTAACGGTTCGTCCGCTAAAAGATGGCGTTATTGCCGATTTTGATATTACAACAAGCATGTTGCAAGAATTTATTCGTAAAGCAATGAACAACTCTATGATGTCTCGTGCACGTGTTGTTATCTGCATTCCTTCCGGTGTAACCGCAGTTGAACGAAGAGCAGTTAAAGAATCTGCTGAAAAAGCAGGCGCTAAAAAAGTAATGATCGTTGAAGAGCCAATGGCAGCCGCAATCGGGGCAGGACTACCTGTTTCCGAACCAACCGGTAGTATCGTTGTTGATATCGGTGGTGGTACAACTGAAGTTGCGGTTATTTCTCTTGGCGGTATTGTTGCTGCAAAATCTGTTCGTGTTGGCGGCGATAAATTCGATGTAGATATTATTAACTATATCAAGAAAAAATATAATTTGTTAATTGGTGAAAGAACAGCTGAAAATATCAAAATTGATGTTGGTAACGCTTTCCCATTAGAACAAGAGCTTCAAACAGAAATTAAAGGACGTAACTTGTTAACAGGTCTTCCTGAAAATATTACTGTTACCTCTGTTGAAATTAGAGAAGCACTTATTGATTCTCTACAAGAAGTTTTAGAAGCAATTCGTATCACTCTTGAAAAAACGCCTCCTGAATTAGCGGCTGATATTATTGATCAAGGTATTGTATTAACTGGTGGTGGCGCATTACTTCGTGGATTGGATCGCTTAATTGGACAAGAAACAGGAATGAGCGTTCGTGTTGCTGAAGATGCATTGGATTGTGTTGCACTTGGTACTGGTGTTATTCTTGAAAACATGGAAAAGTTATCTTCTGTTTTCTCTTCTGATGAAATTAAATATTAA
- a CDS encoding Maf family protein, with protein MTPSNLILASRSPRRVELLKLIASQFETIPSQFDESTITITNPNELVKALGYYKAKTVFDEHPQATVIGCDTIVSLDGEVFGIPKDKQHAVDMLRKLSGKTHLVSTGVCILSKNQVDQFVVETKVTFYKLSEEEIEVYCNTKEPFDKAGAYGIQEKGSLFVESIEGDYFSVMGFPVAKVNQVLKQYKW; from the coding sequence ATGACACCAAGTAATTTAATTCTTGCATCTCGCTCTCCACGCCGAGTAGAGCTGCTCAAGCTGATTGCAAGTCAGTTTGAAACAATTCCATCACAGTTTGATGAAAGCACAATTACAATTACCAATCCAAATGAGCTTGTGAAAGCTTTAGGATATTATAAAGCCAAAACGGTATTTGATGAGCATCCGCAAGCAACAGTAATCGGTTGCGATACCATTGTCAGCTTGGATGGCGAAGTTTTCGGAATACCAAAAGATAAGCAACATGCGGTTGATATGCTGCGTAAGCTATCCGGAAAAACTCATTTGGTTTCAACAGGCGTTTGTATTCTGTCTAAAAATCAAGTTGACCAATTTGTTGTGGAAACAAAAGTAACGTTTTACAAGCTAAGTGAAGAAGAGATAGAAGTCTATTGCAATACAAAAGAACCATTTGATAAAGCAGGTGCATATGGAATTCAAGAAAAAGGCTCTTTGTTTGTTGAATCCATTGAAGGTGATTATTTTAGCGTAATGGGATTTCCTGTTGCAAAGGTAAATCAAGTTTTAAAACAATATAAATGGTAA
- a CDS encoding shikimate kinase produces MNNLYLCGFIGYDKNDIANKVAKILGYRVLNLDCFIQKQTTMNTRTILKEYGETCLREIEREAFQKVAAMDQVVVVVTQTTFALEENIVLAKQTGKVVYLHYPYKTYYRKMKASNYRGMEAQVDEQECMARYNKIHTLFKIAASDTFDLTYCPQLQAKEIACLLQHHSLHERKDA; encoded by the coding sequence ATGAATAATTTATATCTATGTGGATTTATTGGCTATGATAAAAATGATATTGCAAATAAAGTTGCAAAAATATTAGGTTATCGAGTATTAAATCTTGATTGTTTTATTCAAAAACAGACAACAATGAATACAAGAACCATTTTAAAAGAATATGGAGAAACATGTTTGCGTGAAATTGAGCGTGAGGCATTTCAAAAAGTCGCCGCTATGGATCAGGTCGTTGTGGTTGTTACCCAAACAACATTTGCTTTGGAAGAGAATATTGTTTTAGCAAAACAGACCGGAAAAGTTGTTTATCTTCATTATCCTTATAAAACGTACTATCGAAAAATGAAAGCAAGCAATTATCGTGGTATGGAAGCACAGGTCGATGAACAGGAATGCATGGCACGATATAATAAAATACATACTCTTTTTAAAATTGCCGCTAGCGACACATTTGATTTAACCTATTGTCCACAATTACAAGCAAAGGAAATTGCTTGTTTATTACAACATCATTCATTGCATGAAAGAAAGGACGCTTAA
- the fabD gene encoding ACP S-malonyltransferase, whose protein sequence is MNKTCLLFSGQGSQYQGMGKEILSLFPDLEFIYTRGSEILGFDLKTTCFEASAEDLAKTEISQPAIFATALLCYEAVKKLGITPDAVAGHSLGEYAAMVAAGILSLEDGFQVIKARAKAMGDCAKGQDGAMCAVLGLSAEEIAAVCESVEGYVIPVNFNSPAQTVIAGEREAVDKAIEKFTEMGKRTMKLAVSAAFHSKLMQSGADAFYDAIKDVAFHEPTVPFYSNVTGAQLTDFSDMPTYLKTHLVSPVQFVKELNAIQETGVDRFIECGPNKVLAGLVKKTLTDVTIFNVENEKTFSKLKGE, encoded by the coding sequence ATGAACAAAACTTGCTTACTTTTTTCAGGACAAGGCTCGCAATATCAAGGAATGGGGAAAGAAATTTTAAGCCTGTTTCCTGATTTGGAATTTATTTATACACGTGGCAGCGAGATTTTAGGATTTGACTTAAAAACAACTTGCTTTGAAGCATCAGCAGAGGATTTAGCAAAAACAGAAATCTCACAGCCAGCTATATTTGCAACAGCTTTGCTTTGTTATGAAGCAGTAAAAAAGCTTGGTATTACCCCTGATGCAGTAGCTGGGCATTCTCTTGGTGAATATGCTGCAATGGTGGCTGCGGGTATTTTGTCTTTAGAAGATGGTTTTCAAGTAATTAAAGCAAGAGCAAAAGCTATGGGCGATTGTGCAAAAGGACAAGATGGTGCTATGTGCGCAGTGCTTGGCTTGTCTGCTGAAGAGATTGCTGCAGTTTGCGAAAGCGTAGAGGGTTATGTGATTCCGGTTAACTTTAATTCTCCTGCTCAAACAGTAATTGCAGGCGAAAGAGAAGCAGTAGATAAAGCAATTGAAAAATTCACCGAAATGGGTAAACGCACCATGAAATTAGCAGTAAGTGCTGCATTCCATTCTAAGTTAATGCAAAGTGGAGCCGATGCATTTTATGATGCAATAAAAGATGTTGCTTTTCACGAACCGACTGTACCGTTTTACTCTAACGTAACCGGTGCGCAATTAACCGATTTTTCTGATATGCCAACTTATTTAAAAACGCATCTTGTTTCTCCGGTTCAATTTGTAAAAGAGCTGAACGCAATTCAAGAAACAGGAGTGGATCGCTTTATTGAATGTGGTCCTAATAAAGTATTGGCTGGTTTGGTTAAAAAAACCTTAACTGATGTAACAATATTTAATGTTGAAAACGAAAAAACATTTTCCAAGCTAAAAGGTGAATAG
- a CDS encoding 3-oxoacyl-ACP synthase III family protein: protein MNRFGIKVRGAGKYLPETIITNEALSELVETNDEWILQRVGIKTRHAATFENTTYMASEAAKNALKDAGIAPEDINVVIATTVTPDYFTPSLACLAANKVGIQNAICMDINCACAGFVYAVDLARKYLMDDENKYALIISSEMLTKITDYTDRATCVLFGDGAGAVVIEKDESLYASHLGSDTSGAPRIFARSIVPNNPFMKTPFDPLSDGFGEGNPHAIYQDGQEVYKFATKTMPMAVKEACNKAKIEPTELKYIFSHQANIRIIQTAAKNLKLPMEKFFVNIEEHGNMSSACIPICLEEAMKEGKLERGDKICIVGFGAGLTYAAAVFEW, encoded by the coding sequence ATGAATCGGTTTGGAATTAAAGTGAGAGGTGCAGGAAAATACTTACCTGAGACCATTATCACAAACGAAGCACTGAGTGAATTAGTGGAAACAAACGATGAATGGATTTTACAACGAGTAGGAATTAAAACCCGACATGCCGCTACATTTGAAAATACAACCTATATGGCAAGTGAAGCAGCAAAAAATGCATTGAAAGATGCTGGTATTGCACCGGAAGACATAAATGTTGTTATTGCAACAACGGTTACCCCTGATTATTTTACCCCATCTTTGGCTTGTTTAGCAGCAAATAAAGTTGGAATTCAAAACGCAATTTGTATGGATATCAATTGTGCATGTGCGGGATTCGTTTATGCTGTTGATTTAGCAAGAAAATATCTAATGGATGATGAAAATAAATATGCATTAATTATTTCAAGCGAAATGCTTACAAAAATTACAGATTACACTGACCGTGCAACCTGCGTATTATTTGGTGATGGTGCAGGCGCTGTTGTAATAGAAAAAGACGAAAGCTTATATGCTTCTCATCTCGGATCTGATACTTCAGGTGCTCCTCGTATTTTTGCGCGCAGTATTGTACCAAATAATCCATTTATGAAAACACCATTTGACCCCCTATCTGATGGTTTTGGTGAGGGAAATCCTCACGCAATATATCAAGACGGACAAGAAGTATATAAATTTGCTACAAAAACAATGCCTATGGCTGTAAAAGAAGCTTGTAATAAAGCAAAAATTGAGCCAACAGAATTAAAATATATTTTCTCTCATCAAGCAAATATTCGTATTATTCAAACAGCGGCAAAAAATTTAAAGCTCCCGATGGAGAAGTTTTTTGTAAACATTGAAGAACACGGAAATATGTCCAGCGCTTGTATTCCTATTTGTCTTGAAGAGGCAATGAAAGAAGGTAAATTAGAGAGGGGTGATAAAATATGTATTGTCGGCTTTGGTGCAGGGCTAACCTATGCAGCAGCCGTATTTGAATGGTAG
- the fabG gene encoding 3-oxoacyl-[acyl-carrier-protein] reductase: MNKTALITGASQGIGACIARKLASEGFNIAINCRSEHEVENGGNQVKAECEAYGIEAECFVADVSDFAACESMVKSVKERFTTIDVLVNNAGITRDGLVARMTEDQFDIVTNVNYKSVFNMIRQVSPIMMKQRSGRIINMASVAGVYGNPGQFNYSASKAGVVGMTLSASKELGPRNITVNAIAPGFIKTPMTEVLDEKVKETALSGIALRRFGEPDEVASLAAFLASDGAAYITGQVIVIDGGMVM; encoded by the coding sequence TTGAATAAAACAGCCCTAATTACAGGTGCATCCCAAGGAATTGGTGCTTGTATCGCTAGAAAATTAGCTTCAGAAGGTTTCAATATTGCGATTAATTGTCGTTCTGAACATGAAGTAGAGAATGGTGGAAATCAAGTAAAAGCAGAATGTGAAGCATATGGCATAGAAGCAGAATGCTTTGTTGCTGACGTTTCAGACTTTGCAGCTTGTGAATCCATGGTAAAATCAGTAAAAGAACGTTTTACAACAATTGATGTATTGGTTAACAATGCTGGTATTACAAGAGATGGTCTTGTTGCGAGAATGACAGAAGACCAATTTGATATTGTTACAAACGTTAACTATAAAAGTGTATTCAATATGATTCGTCAAGTCAGCCCAATTATGATGAAGCAAAGAAGTGGACGCATTATAAACATGGCTTCAGTTGCCGGTGTATACGGAAACCCAGGTCAATTTAACTATTCTGCTTCAAAAGCAGGAGTAGTCGGTATGACTCTTTCCGCTTCAAAAGAATTAGGCCCAAGAAATATTACAGTGAATGCAATTGCACCAGGATTCATTAAAACTCCTATGACGGAAGTGTTAGATGAAAAAGTGAAAGAAACTGCATTAAGCGGCATTGCATTACGAAGATTTGGCGAACCTGATGAAGTAGCGTCTTTAGCCGCATTTTTAGCTTCTGATGGTGCTGCTTATATTACAGGACAAGTAATTGTAATTGATGGTGGTATGGTAATGTAA